The following are encoded together in the Pseudomonas sp. IB20 genome:
- a CDS encoding osmoprotectant NAGGN system M42 family peptidase, producing MTRTIPEPDLNYLQKVLLEMLAIPSPTGFTDTIVRYVAERLEELGIPFEMTRRGTIRATLKGQKNSPDRAVSAHLDTIGAAVRAIKDNGRLTLAPVGCWSSRFAEGSRVSLFTDNGVIRGSVLPLMASGHAFNTAVDEMPVSWDHVELRLDAYCATRADCDSLGISIGDYVAFDPLPEFTESGHISARHLDDKAGVAALLAALKAIIDSGEPLLIDCHPLFTITEETGSGAAAALPWDVSEFVGIDIAPVAPGQHSSEHAVSVAMQDSGGPYDYHLSRHLLRLASDNDLPVRRDLFRYYFSDAHSAVTAGHDIRTALLAFGCDATHGYERTHIDSLAALSRLLGAYILSPPVFASDAQPAQGSLDRFSHQIEHETQMESDTRVPSVDSLVGQKS from the coding sequence ATGACTCGAACCATCCCCGAACCGGACCTGAACTACCTGCAAAAAGTGCTGCTGGAAATGCTCGCCATTCCCAGCCCTACCGGGTTTACCGACACCATCGTGCGCTACGTCGCCGAACGCCTGGAAGAACTGGGCATCCCCTTTGAGATGACCCGGCGCGGCACCATTCGCGCCACCCTCAAGGGCCAGAAAAACAGCCCCGACCGCGCAGTGTCCGCGCACTTGGACACCATCGGCGCCGCCGTACGTGCAATCAAAGACAACGGCCGCCTGACCCTCGCTCCGGTCGGTTGCTGGTCCAGCCGTTTTGCCGAAGGCAGCCGCGTCAGCCTGTTTACCGACAACGGCGTGATCCGTGGCAGCGTGTTGCCGTTGATGGCCTCCGGGCACGCCTTCAACACCGCCGTGGATGAAATGCCAGTGAGTTGGGACCACGTGGAATTGCGCCTCGACGCTTACTGCGCCACCCGCGCCGACTGCGATTCCTTAGGCATCAGCATCGGTGACTACGTGGCCTTTGACCCACTGCCCGAGTTCACCGAGAGCGGGCATATCAGCGCGCGTCACCTGGACGACAAAGCCGGTGTCGCCGCCCTGCTCGCCGCGCTCAAGGCGATCATCGACAGCGGCGAACCCTTGCTGATCGACTGCCACCCGCTGTTTACCATCACCGAAGAAACCGGCAGTGGCGCCGCTGCTGCCCTGCCGTGGGACGTGAGTGAGTTTGTTGGCATCGACATCGCCCCGGTCGCACCCGGCCAGCACTCCAGCGAGCACGCCGTGAGCGTGGCGATGCAGGATTCCGGCGGGCCGTATGACTATCACCTGTCCCGGCACTTGCTGCGCCTGGCCTCGGACAATGACCTGCCAGTGCGGCGCGACCTGTTCCGCTATTACTTCAGCGACGCGCATTCGGCGGTGACTGCCGGCCACGACATTCGCACCGCGCTGCTGGCGTTTGGTTGCGACGCGACCCACGGCTACGAGCGCACGCACATCGACAGCCTGGCGGCGTTGAGTCGCCTGTTGGGCGCGTACATCCTCAGCCCGCCGGTATTCGCCAGCGACGCGCAACCGGCCCAAGGTTCGCTGGACCGCTTCAGTCATCAGATCGAGCATGAAACGCAGATGGAGAGCGACACTCGCGTGCCGTCGGTGGACAGCTTGGTGGGCCAGAAGTCCTGA
- a CDS encoding YheU family protein — translation MLIPYDALEVDTLTRLIEDFVTRDGTDNGDETPLETRVLRVRQALTKGQALIVFDPDSEQCQLMLKHDVPKHLFD, via the coding sequence ATGCTGATTCCCTACGACGCACTTGAAGTCGACACCCTGACGCGCCTCATCGAAGACTTCGTGACCCGCGACGGCACGGACAATGGCGATGAGACGCCCCTGGAAACCCGCGTATTGCGTGTGCGACAGGCGCTGACCAAGGGCCAGGCGCTGATTGTGTTCGACCCTGACAGTGAGCAATGCCAGTTGATGCTCAAGCACGATGTGCCCAAGCATCTGTTCGATTGA
- the csrA gene encoding carbon storage regulator CsrA, which yields MLVLSRAIGEIISIGDDITLHILELNGTQVKFGIQAPIGVNIHRAEVYQKILERQATQAQTNP from the coding sequence ATGCTGGTCTTAAGCCGCGCCATAGGCGAAATCATCTCTATCGGCGATGACATCACCTTGCACATCCTCGAACTAAACGGCACCCAAGTAAAATTTGGTATCCAGGCTCCAATAGGGGTCAACATACACCGCGCCGAGGTGTATCAGAAAATCCTCGAACGCCAAGCCACACAAGCCCAAACCAACCCGTAA
- a CDS encoding SDR family oxidoreductase — MQNRMMITGAGSGLGREIALRWAREGWQLALSDVSEPGLQETLRLVREAGGDGFIQRCDVRDYSQLTAFAQACEVKLDGVDVIVNNAGVASGGFFAELSLEDWDWQIAINLMGVVKGCKAFLPLLEKSKGRIINIASMAALMQGPAMSNYNVAKAGVVALSESLLVELKQQEVGVHVVCPSFFQTNLLDSFRGPTPAMKAQVGKLLESSPISAADIADYIYQRVAEGEFMILPHEQGRMAWALKQKTPQLLYDEMASMADKMRAKAQAVRG, encoded by the coding sequence ATGCAAAATCGCATGATGATCACCGGCGCCGGGTCCGGCCTGGGTCGCGAAATCGCGCTGCGCTGGGCCCGTGAGGGCTGGCAGTTGGCCTTGTCGGATGTCAGTGAGCCTGGCTTGCAGGAAACCCTCAGGCTGGTGCGCGAGGCGGGTGGCGATGGGTTTATCCAGCGTTGTGATGTGCGCGATTACAGCCAGCTCACCGCGTTTGCCCAGGCCTGCGAGGTCAAGCTGGATGGGGTTGATGTGATCGTCAACAATGCCGGCGTCGCCTCGGGTGGTTTTTTCGCCGAGTTGTCTCTGGAGGATTGGGACTGGCAGATCGCGATCAATCTGATGGGCGTGGTCAAGGGCTGCAAGGCGTTTCTGCCGCTGTTGGAGAAGAGCAAGGGCCGGATCATCAACATCGCCTCAATGGCAGCACTGATGCAGGGGCCGGCGATGAGCAACTACAACGTGGCCAAGGCGGGTGTGGTGGCGTTGTCGGAGAGTTTGCTGGTGGAACTCAAGCAGCAGGAAGTGGGTGTGCATGTGGTGTGCCCGTCGTTTTTCCAGACCAACTTGCTGGATTCGTTTCGCGGGCCTACCCCGGCGATGAAGGCGCAGGTGGGTAAGTTGCTCGAGAGTTCGCCGATTTCGGCGGCGGACATTGCTGACTATATTTACCAGCGGGTGGCGGAGGGGGAGTTTATGATTCTGCCGCATGAGCAGGGGCGTATGGCTTGGGCGTTGAAGCAGAAGACTCCGCAGTTGCTGTATGACGAGATGGCTTCGATGGCGGATAAGATGCGGGCTAAGGCGCAGGCGGTTAGGGGGTGA
- a CDS encoding DUF3309 family protein, whose protein sequence is MSLILIIILILLLVGGLPVFPHSRNWGYGPSGILGVVLVVLLVLLLLGRI, encoded by the coding sequence ATGAGCCTCATTCTGATCATTATCCTGATCCTATTGCTGGTAGGCGGCCTGCCAGTATTCCCGCACTCTCGTAACTGGGGCTATGGCCCGTCGGGTATTCTGGGCGTTGTCCTGGTCGTCCTGCTGGTGCTGTTGTTGCTCGGTCGGATATAA
- a CDS encoding LTA synthase family protein, with amino-acid sequence MANPDALSQQRASNRLLQPTVKSHLAYTLLCALVMMVMFSLLRLALLAYNREMILDTPASTFLEAFVNGTRFDIRFVMYALVPLLLALFSVRAMAARGFFRLWLTVVSSIALFLGLMEMDFYREFHQRLNGLVFQYVKEDPKTVMSMLWYGFPVVRYLLAWAVGTLILSIAFKGADRATRPRGPFSGGSIGTRQVAPWYNRIAVFVVCLLIAVVAIRGTLRQGPPLRWGDVYTTESNFANQLGLNGTLSLIAAAKSRFSEERSNIWKATLDQPLATQTVRDMLVLPQEKLVDTDTAAVRRDYTPPAEKTLPIKNVVVILMESFAGHSVGALGRPGNITPYFDKLSKEGLLFDRFFSNGTHTHQGMFATMACFPNLPGFEYLMQTPEGSHNLSGLPQLLSARKFDDVYVYNGDFAWDNQSGFFSNQGMTNFIGRNDFVNPVFSDPTWGVSDQDMFTRGLEELKAREGGKPFYALLQTLSNHTPYALPTPLPVEKVTDRGSLNEHLTAMRYSDWALGQFFEKARKEPYFKETLFVIVGDHGFGNEQQITEMDLGRFNVPMLMIAPGMQEKFGERDHTVGTQIDIVPTIMGRLGGDTLHQCWGRDLLNLPEGDKGFGVIKPSGSDQTVALVTADRILVLPKEMPPKLWEYELGANPTGKVIPESPDEAALKQKLESFLQTATKSLLDNTAGVIDGKPD; translated from the coding sequence ATGGCAAACCCGGACGCCCTGAGTCAGCAGCGAGCTTCTAATCGCCTGCTGCAACCGACCGTCAAATCCCATCTGGCGTACACACTGCTCTGCGCACTGGTCATGATGGTGATGTTCTCCCTGCTGCGCCTGGCGCTCCTGGCCTATAACCGCGAGATGATCCTCGACACGCCTGCCTCGACCTTCCTGGAAGCGTTCGTCAACGGCACGCGCTTCGACATACGCTTTGTGATGTACGCGCTGGTCCCGCTGCTGCTGGCGTTGTTCAGCGTAAGGGCCATGGCGGCGCGCGGGTTCTTCCGTTTGTGGCTGACCGTGGTGTCCAGCATTGCCCTGTTCCTGGGCTTGATGGAAATGGACTTCTACCGCGAGTTCCACCAGCGCCTCAACGGCCTGGTCTTCCAGTACGTGAAGGAAGACCCGAAAACCGTGATGAGCATGCTCTGGTACGGTTTCCCGGTGGTGCGCTACCTGCTGGCCTGGGCCGTGGGCACACTGATCCTGAGCATCGCCTTCAAAGGCGCCGACCGTGCGACGCGCCCACGTGGCCCGTTCAGCGGCGGCAGCATCGGCACCCGCCAAGTGGCGCCGTGGTACAACCGCATCGCGGTGTTCGTGGTCTGCCTGTTGATCGCCGTGGTCGCCATCCGTGGCACCCTGCGCCAGGGCCCGCCGCTGCGTTGGGGTGATGTCTACACCACCGAATCGAACTTCGCCAACCAACTGGGCTTGAACGGCACCTTGTCGCTGATCGCCGCGGCCAAGTCGCGTTTCTCCGAGGAGCGTTCCAACATCTGGAAGGCCACCCTCGATCAGCCGCTGGCTACCCAAACCGTGCGTGACATGCTGGTGCTACCGCAAGAGAAGCTGGTGGATACCGACACCGCAGCGGTGCGCCGTGACTACACGCCACCGGCCGAGAAGACCCTGCCGATCAAGAACGTTGTAGTGATCCTGATGGAAAGCTTCGCCGGTCACTCGGTCGGTGCGCTGGGCCGCCCAGGCAACATCACACCGTACTTCGATAAGTTGTCCAAAGAAGGCTTGCTGTTCGACCGCTTCTTCTCCAACGGCACCCACACCCACCAGGGTATGTTCGCCACCATGGCCTGCTTCCCGAACCTGCCGGGCTTCGAATACCTGATGCAGACCCCGGAAGGCAGCCACAATCTGTCGGGCCTGCCGCAGTTGCTCAGCGCGCGCAAGTTTGACGACGTGTATGTCTACAACGGCGATTTCGCCTGGGACAACCAGTCGGGCTTCTTCAGCAACCAGGGCATGACCAACTTCATCGGGCGTAATGACTTCGTCAACCCGGTGTTCTCCGACCCGACGTGGGGTGTGTCCGACCAGGACATGTTCACCCGTGGCCTGGAAGAGTTGAAAGCCCGCGAAGGCGGCAAGCCGTTCTACGCGCTGCTGCAAACCCTGTCCAACCACACGCCGTACGCATTGCCGACGCCATTGCCGGTAGAGAAAGTCACCGACCGTGGCAGCCTCAACGAGCATTTGACGGCCATGCGTTACTCCGACTGGGCCCTGGGCCAGTTCTTTGAAAAGGCTCGTAAAGAGCCGTACTTCAAAGAAACCCTGTTCGTGATCGTGGGTGACCACGGCTTCGGCAACGAACAGCAGATCACCGAAATGGACCTGGGCCGCTTCAACGTGCCGATGCTGATGATTGCACCGGGCATGCAGGAGAAGTTCGGCGAGCGTGACCACACCGTGGGCACCCAGATCGACATCGTGCCGACCATCATGGGCCGCCTCGGTGGCGACACCCTGCACCAGTGCTGGGGCCGTGACCTGCTGAACCTGCCGGAAGGCGACAAGGGCTTTGGCGTGATCAAGCCGTCGGGCAGCGACCAGACGGTGGCCTTGGTCACCGCAGACCGTATCCTGGTACTGCCAAAGGAAATGCCACCCAAACTGTGGGAATACGAACTGGGCGCTAACCCGACCGGTAAAGTGATCCCAGAATCGCCGGACGAAGCGGCGCTGAAGCAGAAACTCGAATCGTTCCTGCAGACAGCGACCAAGAGCTTGTTGGATAACACCGCCGGTGTTATCGACGGTAAGCCGGACTAA
- a CDS encoding PLDc N-terminal domain-containing protein, whose protein sequence is MGSTFNSLIGLIILALDIWAIINVFKSGASTGAKVLWILLILVLPVLGLIIWAIAGPRGNVRI, encoded by the coding sequence ATGGGTTCCACTTTTAATAGCCTGATTGGCCTGATCATCCTGGCGTTGGATATCTGGGCGATCATCAACGTGTTCAAAAGCGGCGCAAGCACGGGTGCCAAAGTGCTGTGGATTCTGCTGATCCTGGTGTTGCCGGTGCTGGGCCTGATCATCTGGGCAATCGCCGGGCCACGGGGCAACGTGCGGATCTGA
- a CDS encoding ankyrin repeat domain-containing protein, with the protein MSDQPKQMTEDEAAEFAEQVFDVARKGDAAMLAALLAKGLPPNLRNHNGDTLLMLAAYHGHADAVKVLLEFKADPQIANDKNQLPMAGAAFKGNLPVVKALIDGGAPVDAASSDGRTALMMAAMFNRVDMVDYLLGQGANPKATDAQGATALAAAQTMGAVDTTAQLQKLV; encoded by the coding sequence ATGTCAGACCAGCCTAAACAAATGACCGAAGACGAAGCCGCTGAATTTGCCGAGCAAGTCTTCGACGTGGCCCGCAAAGGCGATGCCGCCATGCTCGCCGCACTGCTGGCCAAAGGCTTGCCACCCAACCTGCGCAACCACAATGGCGACACCTTGCTGATGCTCGCGGCCTATCACGGCCACGCTGACGCGGTAAAAGTACTGCTGGAATTCAAGGCTGACCCGCAAATCGCCAACGACAAGAACCAACTGCCAATGGCTGGTGCGGCGTTCAAAGGCAACCTGCCGGTGGTTAAGGCGCTGATCGACGGCGGCGCGCCGGTAGACGCGGCCTCCTCGGACGGCCGTACGGCGTTGATGATGGCGGCGATGTTCAACCGTGTCGACATGGTCGACTACCTGCTCGGCCAAGGCGCCAACCCCAAGGCCACCGATGCCCAGGGCGCGACTGCACTGGCGGCGGCTCAGACCATGGGCGCGGTGGATACGACGGCGCAGTTGCAGAAACTGGTGTAG
- a CDS encoding long-chain-acyl-CoA synthetase, which yields MTHPQDDMITWGKMLRKVPAIVRALPRVVRGMRAANVTDPQQPCGLGWHFEQATLRNPDGAALLYADRVLSYREANQCANRIAHHLHAQGIGKGDVVALFIENRPELLLNVLAVAKLGGICAMLNTSQTQAALVHSLNLVSPVAIVVGAELVAAYAAVRDQVAITAQRTWFVADQQSSTVPDGYIDLMAAVAECPVDNPASTGQIFFNDPCFYIYTSGTTGLPKAGIMKHGRWTKTAVSFGSIALDMGPEDILYCTLPLYHATGLCVCWGSAIVGASGFAIRRKFSASQFWDDARRFNATTLGYVGELCRYLLDQPASAQDLDNRVTKMVGNGLRPGVWAQFKQRYGVEHICELYAASDGNIGFTNVLNFDNTIGFCLQHWALVDYSHEAGEPVRGSDGFMRKVQTGGQGLLLARIDEKSPFDGYTDPEKNRKVVLSDVFEKGDRYFNTGDLLRSIGFGHAQFVDRLGDTYRWKGENVSTTEVENVLLQHPQIAEVVAYGVEIENTNGRAGMVAITPSESLASLDMRELLQFAHGQLPPYAVPLFLRIKVKMETTGTFKYQKVRLKEEAFDPDKAGNDPVYAWLPGSDCYVPVTGQLLAQHAIDCAYGGFW from the coding sequence ATGACCCATCCGCAAGACGACATGATCACCTGGGGCAAGATGCTGCGTAAGGTGCCCGCGATTGTTCGAGCCCTGCCACGCGTGGTACGCGGCATGCGCGCCGCGAATGTCACCGACCCCCAGCAACCCTGCGGCCTGGGTTGGCACTTCGAACAGGCCACCCTGCGCAACCCTGACGGCGCGGCGTTGTTGTACGCCGACAGGGTGCTCAGTTACCGCGAAGCCAACCAGTGTGCCAACCGTATTGCCCATCACCTGCACGCGCAGGGCATCGGCAAGGGTGATGTGGTCGCGCTGTTTATCGAAAACCGTCCCGAATTGCTGCTCAACGTATTGGCCGTGGCCAAGCTGGGCGGCATCTGCGCCATGCTCAATACCTCGCAAACCCAGGCGGCGCTGGTGCACAGCCTGAACCTGGTCAGCCCGGTGGCGATTGTGGTGGGTGCGGAGTTGGTGGCTGCCTACGCTGCGGTGCGCGATCAAGTGGCGATCACTGCGCAAAGAACCTGGTTTGTCGCCGACCAGCAGTCAAGCACAGTGCCCGATGGCTATATCGACCTGATGGCCGCCGTTGCCGAATGCCCGGTGGACAACCCCGCCAGCACCGGGCAAATCTTCTTCAACGACCCGTGCTTCTATATCTACACCTCCGGCACCACGGGCTTGCCCAAGGCCGGCATCATGAAGCACGGGCGCTGGACTAAAACCGCCGTGAGCTTCGGCAGCATCGCCCTGGACATGGGCCCCGAAGACATCCTGTATTGCACCTTGCCGCTGTACCACGCCACTGGCCTGTGCGTGTGCTGGGGTTCGGCGATTGTCGGGGCGTCGGGGTTCGCCATCCGGCGTAAATTCAGCGCCAGCCAGTTCTGGGACGATGCGCGCAGATTCAACGCAACCACCCTGGGTTATGTCGGTGAGTTGTGCCGCTACCTGCTCGACCAGCCCGCCAGCGCGCAGGATCTCGATAACCGCGTGACCAAGATGGTCGGTAACGGCCTGCGCCCCGGCGTCTGGGCCCAGTTCAAGCAACGCTATGGCGTTGAACACATCTGCGAACTGTATGCCGCCAGCGACGGCAATATCGGTTTCACCAATGTGTTGAATTTCGACAACACCATCGGCTTCTGCCTGCAGCACTGGGCACTGGTGGACTACTCCCACGAAGCGGGTGAGCCGGTCCGTGGCAGCGACGGTTTCATGCGCAAGGTGCAAACGGGCGGGCAGGGGTTGCTGCTGGCCAGGATCGATGAAAAATCGCCGTTTGACGGCTACACCGACCCGGAAAAGAACCGCAAGGTGGTCCTCAGCGACGTGTTCGAGAAGGGCGACCGCTACTTCAATACCGGCGACTTGTTGCGCAGTATCGGCTTCGGCCATGCGCAATTTGTCGACCGCCTTGGCGACACCTACCGTTGGAAGGGCGAAAACGTCTCCACCACCGAAGTGGAGAATGTGCTGTTGCAACACCCGCAGATCGCCGAAGTGGTGGCCTACGGTGTCGAGATCGAAAACACCAATGGCCGCGCCGGCATGGTCGCCATCACCCCAAGTGAGTCCCTGGCCTCCCTGGATATGCGTGAATTGCTGCAGTTCGCTCACGGCCAACTTCCGCCTTACGCGGTGCCGTTGTTCCTGCGGATCAAGGTGAAGATGGAAACCACCGGCACCTTCAAGTACCAGAAAGTGCGGCTCAAGGAGGAGGCCTTCGACCCGGACAAAGCGGGTAATGACCCGGTGTATGCGTGGCTACCGGGGTCGGACTGCTATGTACCGGTGACCGGCCAATTGTTGGCGCAGCACGCTATTGATTGTGCCTATGGCGGCTTTTGGTAA
- a CDS encoding DUF3509 domain-containing protein, whose translation MSLIQDKFASVFSQYDVTTQPRPDGGILLTLRNSEGKQVKRSISYQQLHTADQLTWVISAIRRDLAEQASDLPQISMLQSQNRFALPTYHSA comes from the coding sequence ATGAGCCTGATCCAAGATAAATTCGCTTCTGTATTCTCCCAATACGACGTCACCACTCAGCCACGCCCAGACGGCGGCATCCTGTTGACCCTGCGCAACAGCGAAGGCAAACAGGTCAAGCGCTCGATTTCGTATCAACAGCTGCACACCGCCGACCAACTGACGTGGGTGATCAGCGCCATCCGCCGCGACCTGGCCGAACAAGCCAGCGACCTGCCGCAAATTTCGATGCTGCAAAGCCAGAACCGCTTTGCGTTGCCGACTTACCATTCGGCCTAA
- a CDS encoding response regulator transcription factor: protein MSGPEESCRTLVTVPVVVRRRLSLGGKPLTPTELEILRWASEGKTVWEISQIRATSEATVKFHLRNIYGKLEVTNRVQAMNEATRQGLC from the coding sequence ATGAGTGGCCCAGAGGAGTCGTGTCGTACGCTGGTTACCGTGCCCGTGGTGGTTAGAAGGCGGCTGAGCTTAGGCGGCAAGCCTCTCACGCCGACTGAGCTGGAAATCCTGCGCTGGGCCTCGGAGGGCAAGACCGTCTGGGAAATCAGCCAGATTCGCGCCACCTCCGAAGCCACGGTCAAATTCCATCTGCGTAACATCTACGGCAAGTTGGAAGTCACCAATCGCGTACAGGCGATGAATGAGGCTACCCGCCAGGGGCTGTGCTGA
- a CDS encoding 1,2-dihydroxy-3-keto-5-methylthiopentene dioxygenase gives MSYVAVYHVATPDTPNKVLTHFDDIAKTLAEHGVRFERWQPSPIEKGASNAEMIAAYQPQIDSLGYAAVEVLSVSGEHPQKAELRAQFLDERRYSEDEVRFFIAGQGLFSVHVGDYVYAVRCEKNDLLVIPAGMPHWFDMGENPHFVTLRLFNTAQGRVPEFTGADITGGFPGLDD, from the coding sequence ATGAGTTATGTCGCTGTTTACCACGTTGCTACACCCGATACCCCGAACAAGGTCCTGACCCACTTCGACGATATCGCCAAGACCCTGGCCGAACACGGCGTACGCTTTGAGCGCTGGCAACCTAGCCCTATCGAGAAGGGCGCCAGCAATGCTGAAATGATCGCTGCATACCAACCGCAGATCGATAGCCTTGGCTACGCGGCTGTGGAGGTGCTCAGCGTGAGCGGCGAGCATCCGCAGAAAGCAGAGCTGCGTGCGCAGTTCCTCGATGAGCGCCGCTACAGCGAAGACGAAGTGCGTTTCTTCATCGCGGGCCAAGGCCTGTTCAGCGTGCACGTGGGCGACTACGTATACGCGGTGCGCTGTGAGAAAAATGACCTGCTGGTGATTCCGGCCGGTATGCCGCATTGGTTCGACATGGGTGAGAATCCACACTTTGTAACCCTGCGTTTGTTCAACACCGCCCAAGGCCGGGTACCTGAGTTTACCGGCGCTGATATTACCGGTGGTTTTCCAGGCCTGGACGACTAA
- a CDS encoding MFS transporter translates to MATASRWRLSSFYLFYFALLGATAPFLALYFDHLGFSSARIGELVAIPMLMRCVAPNLWGWLGDYTGRRLAIVRFGAVCTLASFSLIFVSKTYAWLALVMALHAFFWHAVLPQFEVITLAHLQKQTSRYSQIRLWGSIGFILTVVIMGRLFDWLSLDIYPVVVVVIMAGIIGASLWVPNAQPVTHGNRLAGAGFLKQLRSPGVLAFYACVALMQMSHGPYYTFITLHLEHLGYSRGVIGMLWAIGVVAEVLMFLAMSRILTRFSVRRVLLASFLLAAVRWLLLGSFAEFFWVLLLAQVMHAATFGSFHAAAIAFVQRSFDDRQQGQGQALYAALAGTGGAVGALYAGYSWNLLGPTLTFSIASVAALAAAIIIGLRLQEPNKGDEQ, encoded by the coding sequence GTGGCGACAGCCTCCCGCTGGCGCCTCTCCAGCTTCTACCTCTTCTACTTCGCCCTGCTCGGGGCGACGGCGCCGTTCCTGGCGCTGTATTTCGATCATTTGGGGTTCTCCAGCGCGCGCATTGGCGAGCTGGTGGCCATCCCCATGCTGATGCGCTGCGTGGCGCCAAACCTGTGGGGCTGGCTCGGCGACTATACCGGTCGGCGGCTGGCCATCGTGCGCTTTGGCGCGGTGTGCACCCTGGCCAGCTTCTCACTGATCTTCGTGAGCAAGACCTACGCCTGGCTGGCCCTGGTGATGGCGCTGCACGCATTCTTCTGGCACGCCGTGTTGCCGCAGTTTGAAGTGATCACCCTGGCTCACCTGCAAAAGCAAACCTCACGCTACAGCCAGATCCGCCTGTGGGGCTCCATCGGGTTCATCCTCACTGTGGTGATCATGGGGCGCCTGTTCGATTGGCTGAGCCTGGACATTTATCCGGTGGTGGTCGTGGTGATCATGGCCGGTATCATCGGCGCCAGCCTGTGGGTGCCCAACGCGCAGCCTGTTACCCACGGCAATCGCCTGGCCGGTGCCGGTTTTCTCAAGCAATTGCGCAGCCCCGGCGTTCTGGCGTTTTATGCCTGCGTGGCGCTGATGCAAATGAGCCACGGCCCGTATTACACCTTCATCACCCTGCACCTGGAACACCTGGGCTACAGCCGTGGCGTGATCGGCATGCTCTGGGCCATCGGGGTGGTGGCGGAGGTGCTGATGTTCCTGGCCATGAGCCGCATCCTCACACGCTTTTCGGTGCGTCGGGTGCTGCTGGCCAGTTTCCTGCTGGCGGCCGTACGCTGGTTGCTGTTGGGCTCATTCGCCGAATTTTTCTGGGTGCTGCTGCTGGCGCAAGTGATGCACGCGGCCACCTTCGGCAGCTTCCACGCGGCGGCGATTGCCTTTGTTCAACGCAGCTTCGATGATCGCCAGCAAGGCCAGGGCCAGGCGCTGTATGCCGCGTTGGCCGGCACCGGTGGCGCGGTGGGCGCGCTGTATGCCGGCTATAGCTGGAACCTGCTGGGCCCGACCCTGACCTTCAGCATCGCCAGCGTCGCGGCGCTGGCCGCCGCCATTATCATTGGCCTTCGATTGCAAGAGCCGAATAAAGGAGACGAGCAATGA